One stretch of Roseimicrobium sp. ORNL1 DNA includes these proteins:
- a CDS encoding S16 family serine protease has protein sequence MLAASMAVLCVPATELKAQETASKLYLNSSFVFPAGRYTSDPTFWIYGGQVTSTGGGNISNVPRIDVGMTDGSDYEKVNFMVVNANVHAKNILFKGCTIDVGSGARISFEDCIFDGVTFTLGSSVSTSSGAGDLFERYRGHLALKNSVLSQVQFQLRGSQNVVMGLTMDQCTVRGPAVLPMVLSRAGLLQDMKLAQTDVVGCSFTQCSYTAPFLAVTRDCVFDSCTLVPGVPLPDITTPLQLSASFYPPETSDQVTAQLTQYVVTPVGQEVSPGCSLTYSIAGGSVSRNELPLNLPARTITSVLPQAIAVNQPVRTPVTTTITNTTVPTSVVTRTPTSPFPTLPTFPTTSDTFSTAMVDARIVPQGGSPDTGLKLMQTSVHGLMILSLSGGEAGSASKIGAIALKGSAGQASSVQFNQPVGDMMTKALEEVVKFAQLTHGGWPRGYQIELSFADKYSKKDGPSAAVACALLLHSLVTGKDLDQAFAVTGDMNADGTVQPIGGVAAKIRGATKGHCKIVGIPSKNESALGDVLLTDGPAPFASIQIFSISHFREAEALALAEKPATTQIALAEMSRVQEVLLNNPSQMGALLRNQHVITKLQQVLKDTPNNLSAKYLLLYANGRVPTLLSLMGSLNAIDDASGALIAAIKADSDDAFDSIGPGSVGSIITRISNLRAKCDARIRPYADSIVDFGSIVKEVQERPAQTYAKKYEQRKRIYNAANLVRGELDRLMNDPQIREELER, from the coding sequence ATGCTGGCTGCCAGCATGGCGGTGCTCTGTGTTCCGGCCACGGAGCTCAAAGCGCAGGAGACGGCGTCCAAGCTGTATCTCAATTCTTCCTTCGTCTTTCCTGCCGGGCGCTATACCTCGGATCCGACCTTCTGGATCTACGGAGGACAGGTCACCAGCACCGGGGGCGGAAACATTTCCAATGTCCCCCGGATCGATGTTGGCATGACGGACGGGTCCGACTACGAGAAAGTGAACTTCATGGTGGTCAATGCGAACGTCCACGCGAAGAACATCCTCTTCAAGGGATGCACCATCGATGTGGGCTCGGGAGCTCGTATCTCCTTCGAGGATTGCATTTTTGACGGCGTGACCTTCACGCTGGGTTCCAGCGTTTCGACCTCTTCCGGCGCCGGGGATCTCTTCGAGCGTTACCGGGGTCACCTGGCCTTGAAAAACTCCGTGCTCTCCCAGGTGCAGTTTCAGCTGAGGGGCTCGCAAAATGTGGTGATGGGACTCACCATGGATCAGTGCACCGTGCGCGGCCCCGCCGTGTTGCCCATGGTGCTTTCTCGAGCAGGTCTGCTGCAGGATATGAAGCTCGCCCAGACGGATGTGGTCGGCTGCTCCTTCACCCAGTGCTCCTACACGGCTCCATTTCTGGCGGTGACGCGGGACTGTGTGTTCGACTCCTGCACGCTGGTCCCCGGGGTGCCTCTGCCGGACATCACCACGCCGCTCCAGCTGTCCGCCTCCTTTTATCCGCCTGAGACCTCTGACCAGGTGACGGCGCAGCTCACGCAATATGTGGTGACCCCGGTAGGCCAGGAGGTGTCTCCCGGCTGCTCGCTGACTTACTCCATCGCCGGCGGTTCGGTTTCACGCAACGAGCTGCCCCTGAACCTGCCCGCGAGGACCATCACCTCGGTACTGCCTCAAGCGATCGCGGTGAACCAGCCTGTCAGGACACCCGTCACCACCACGATCACGAACACGACAGTCCCCACGTCCGTGGTGACGCGGACACCCACCTCCCCCTTTCCCACCCTTCCCACCTTTCCCACGACCTCGGATACCTTCTCCACCGCCATGGTGGACGCCAGGATCGTCCCCCAAGGTGGCTCACCTGACACGGGGCTGAAGCTCATGCAGACGAGCGTCCACGGGCTCATGATCCTCTCCCTCAGCGGTGGTGAAGCGGGAAGCGCCTCAAAGATCGGTGCCATCGCCCTGAAGGGATCCGCCGGCCAGGCGTCCAGCGTGCAGTTCAACCAGCCGGTGGGCGACATGATGACCAAGGCGCTGGAGGAGGTGGTGAAATTTGCCCAGCTCACCCACGGTGGCTGGCCGCGGGGATACCAGATCGAGCTGTCGTTCGCCGACAAGTATTCGAAGAAGGATGGCCCCTCCGCCGCCGTGGCCTGCGCGCTGCTGCTGCACTCCCTGGTCACCGGCAAGGACCTCGACCAGGCCTTTGCCGTGACAGGAGACATGAATGCGGATGGCACCGTGCAACCCATCGGCGGCGTGGCGGCGAAGATTCGCGGTGCGACCAAGGGCCACTGCAAGATTGTCGGCATCCCCTCAAAAAACGAGTCTGCCCTTGGCGATGTGCTGCTCACTGACGGCCCCGCCCCCTTTGCCAGCATCCAGATCTTCAGCATCTCCCACTTCCGTGAGGCGGAGGCCCTGGCGCTGGCCGAGAAGCCCGCCACCACCCAGATAGCCCTGGCCGAGATGAGCCGGGTGCAGGAGGTGCTGCTGAACAATCCAAGCCAGATGGGCGCTCTGCTGCGCAACCAGCACGTGATCACCAAGCTTCAGCAGGTACTCAAGGACACGCCCAATAACCTTTCCGCAAAGTACCTGCTGCTGTACGCCAACGGCAGGGTGCCGACCTTGCTTTCGCTGATGGGGTCCCTCAACGCCATTGATGATGCGTCCGGCGCCCTCATCGCCGCCATCAAGGCGGACAGTGACGACGCCTTTGACAGCATCGGCCCGGGGTCGGTGGGCAGCATCATCACCCGCATTTCAAACCTGCGCGCCAAGTGCGATGCGCGGATCCGTCCCTACGCGGATTCCATCGTGGATTTTGGCTCCATCGTGAAGGAGGTGCAGGAACGCCCCGCCCAGACGTACGCCAAGAAATACGAACAGCGGAAACGGATCTACAATGCCGCGAACCTGGTGAGAGGCGAGCTGGACCGCCTGATGAATGATCCCCAGATCCGCGAGGAGCTGGAGAGGTAA
- the rfaD gene encoding ADP-glyceromanno-heptose 6-epimerase, protein MAFSSSSSPRILVTGGAGFIGSALVWALNLRGNENIVVTDRLGTDEKWKNLVALKYADYLDADDLLKLVETRPDHLGKFDVVYHLGANSATTERDAHHLMKNNFEYTKTLAHWALGMGARFVYASSAATYGDGAFGMDDKMEDIDVLRPLNMYGYSKHLFDQYARRAGIADRIVGLKYFNVYGPNENHKADMRSVVNKAFAQICNEGKVQLFRSHRPDYGDGEQMRDFLYVKDAVDMTIFLGNNADAGGLYNLGSGKARSWKQLVSAIFAAMDLPVNIEFVDMPAHLQAKYQYYTCADVSKLRSAGFNGTITELEVAVKDYVQGYLAPGKLLGD, encoded by the coding sequence ATGGCATTCTCCAGCAGCAGTTCTCCTCGCATCCTCGTCACCGGCGGCGCCGGGTTCATTGGTTCGGCGCTTGTGTGGGCGCTCAATCTGCGGGGAAATGAGAACATCGTCGTGACCGACCGCCTCGGTACGGATGAGAAGTGGAAGAACCTCGTCGCGCTGAAGTATGCGGACTACCTGGATGCGGATGACCTGCTGAAGCTTGTCGAAACGCGGCCCGATCACCTGGGCAAGTTCGATGTGGTGTATCACCTCGGTGCGAACTCGGCGACGACGGAGCGGGATGCACACCACCTGATGAAGAACAACTTCGAGTACACGAAGACCCTGGCGCACTGGGCTCTGGGCATGGGCGCCCGCTTTGTGTATGCCTCCTCCGCCGCGACGTATGGTGATGGCGCCTTTGGCATGGATGACAAGATGGAGGACATCGACGTGCTCCGCCCGCTGAACATGTACGGCTACTCGAAGCACCTCTTCGACCAGTATGCCCGCCGCGCCGGCATCGCGGACCGCATCGTGGGGCTGAAGTACTTCAACGTGTATGGCCCGAATGAGAACCACAAGGCCGACATGCGCTCCGTGGTGAACAAGGCCTTCGCCCAGATCTGCAACGAAGGAAAGGTGCAGCTCTTCCGCAGCCACCGCCCGGACTACGGCGATGGCGAACAGATGCGAGACTTCCTGTATGTGAAGGACGCGGTGGACATGACCATCTTCCTCGGCAACAACGCGGACGCAGGCGGCCTTTACAACCTCGGCTCCGGCAAGGCCCGCTCGTGGAAGCAGCTCGTGAGCGCCATCTTCGCCGCCATGGACCTGCCGGTGAACATCGAGTTCGTGGATATGCCGGCGCATCTCCAGGCGAAGTACCAGTACTACACCTGTGCAGACGTCTCCAAGCTGCGCTCGGCCGGCTTCAACGGCACCATCACCGAGCTCGAAGTTGCCGTGAAGGACTATGTGCAGGGTTATCTGGCGCCCGGGAAGCTGCTCGGGGACTGA
- a CDS encoding glycosyltransferase, with protein MISIVTAYYNRRALFIRTLESLLLFGGPEFEFVVVDDGSREEERVEDLVERFPFLRVFRLDPAKKWYTNPCIPFNYAIRQAKGDLIILQNPECFHAGPILRHVEKHLRSGVYLAYSCYALNEAETQSLQGDAAQVQAQAASFTLHARQPVELGGEGWYNHSSIWPNAHHFCAAITRRDLEMLGGFDERYATGFAYDDVELVHRIRRSGMEVRHVDEPFVFHQNHYVPNRTDVPWDKFQRNEKLFRLITEPSPCVSINGGRWGDPSDIASRTASEAIDTLLLAAAVSEQRLDEGKRWKDRAGEQERRSMELDQRSRERERYAKDLERHLKASSGEAQALQKIMQDFQERAAKLENRLKVSSREVRVLRETVQGVLQLVRQLKKSPIARWAWRSRHKRELKRIQEGMKTAKASMANRTYEGAGEQYLQALKAAVPLMDEVTRKIWWSRSWARLWSNTYAPQVKAVEEWWEHRKK; from the coding sequence ATGATCTCCATCGTCACCGCTTACTACAATCGCAGGGCCCTCTTCATCCGCACCCTGGAGAGCCTGCTCTTGTTTGGTGGTCCGGAGTTTGAGTTCGTTGTAGTAGATGACGGTAGCCGGGAGGAGGAACGGGTGGAGGACCTCGTGGAGCGCTTCCCCTTCCTCCGGGTGTTCCGGCTGGACCCTGCGAAAAAGTGGTACACGAATCCCTGCATTCCCTTCAACTACGCCATCCGCCAGGCGAAGGGAGACCTCATCATCCTGCAGAATCCGGAGTGCTTCCATGCTGGACCAATCCTGCGTCATGTGGAGAAGCATCTCCGCAGCGGCGTGTATCTGGCCTATTCGTGTTATGCCTTGAACGAGGCGGAGACGCAGTCCCTGCAAGGAGACGCCGCCCAGGTACAGGCACAGGCCGCCTCATTCACGCTCCACGCCCGTCAACCGGTGGAACTGGGAGGTGAAGGCTGGTACAACCATTCGAGCATCTGGCCCAATGCGCATCACTTCTGTGCTGCCATCACCCGCCGCGACCTGGAAATGCTGGGCGGGTTCGACGAACGGTATGCCACCGGGTTTGCCTATGACGACGTGGAACTCGTCCACCGCATTCGCAGATCCGGCATGGAAGTGCGACACGTGGACGAGCCCTTTGTCTTCCACCAGAACCACTATGTGCCCAACCGGACGGACGTGCCGTGGGACAAGTTTCAACGCAACGAGAAGCTCTTTCGTTTGATCACCGAGCCGTCGCCTTGTGTGAGCATCAATGGTGGGCGCTGGGGAGACCCCAGTGATATCGCTTCCAGGACGGCAAGCGAAGCAATCGACACCTTGTTGCTGGCTGCAGCGGTGAGTGAGCAGCGACTGGATGAAGGCAAGCGATGGAAGGATCGTGCCGGTGAGCAGGAGCGACGCTCCATGGAGCTTGATCAGCGCTCCCGGGAACGTGAGCGGTACGCCAAGGATCTTGAGCGGCACCTGAAGGCATCGAGCGGTGAGGCGCAGGCACTGCAAAAGATCATGCAGGACTTCCAGGAGCGTGCCGCGAAGCTGGAGAATCGTTTGAAGGTATCCTCCCGCGAAGTGCGGGTGTTGCGTGAGACCGTGCAGGGAGTGCTGCAACTGGTCCGGCAACTGAAGAAGTCACCCATCGCGCGCTGGGCCTGGAGGAGCAGGCACAAGCGTGAGCTCAAGCGCATCCAGGAAGGGATGAAGACTGCGAAAGCCAGCATGGCAAACCGCACATACGAAGGCGCCGGAGAGCAATACCTGCAGGCACTGAAGGCCGCAGTGCCACTGATGGATGAGGTCACCCGGAAGATCTGGTGGTCGCGGAGCTGGGCGCGACTGTGGTCGAACACCTATGCGCCGCAGGTGAAGGCAGTGGAAGAGTGGTGGGAACACCGGAAGAAGTGA
- the wecB gene encoding UDP-N-acetylglucosamine 2-epimerase (non-hydrolyzing): MSIRLKILTVVGTRPELIRLSRVIPVLDSVAHHVLVHTGQNFDYELNGIFFDELGIRRPDILLEVAGATAAESIANTILKVDAVLEQEKPEALLVLGDTNSALCVIPAKRRKIPIFHMEAGNRCFDQRVPEEVNRRIVDHVSDINLCYTEHARRNLLREGLPEDRVIKTGSPMKEVLDHHAEKIQSSDVLSRLGLERERYFVVSTHREENVDQPEKLAALVQSLGAMAETFQFPMILSLHPRTRKRLEAGGHQLHPLVRALPPLGFPDYIALQCGAYCTLSDSGTITEESALMGFPAVTLREAHERPEGMDEGVLVMSGLSEGRIRQAVDIAVAQHRAGVHPRIPVDYLVEQVSWKVAKIICGYTDYVNRVVWRKQETVASEDRDRDRDRDRV, encoded by the coding sequence ATGAGCATTCGTTTGAAGATCCTCACTGTCGTCGGCACACGGCCGGAGTTGATCCGCCTGAGCAGGGTCATCCCGGTGCTGGACAGTGTGGCGCACCACGTGCTGGTCCATACCGGCCAAAACTTCGACTACGAACTCAACGGCATCTTCTTCGATGAGCTTGGGATTCGCCGGCCGGACATCCTGCTGGAGGTGGCCGGAGCCACGGCGGCGGAGTCCATCGCCAATACCATCCTGAAGGTGGATGCCGTGCTGGAGCAGGAGAAACCCGAAGCGCTGCTCGTGCTGGGGGATACCAACAGCGCCCTGTGCGTGATCCCCGCCAAGCGGAGGAAGATTCCCATCTTCCACATGGAGGCGGGCAATCGCTGCTTCGACCAACGAGTGCCGGAGGAAGTGAACCGCCGCATCGTGGACCACGTCAGCGATATCAATCTCTGCTACACCGAGCATGCGCGGCGGAACCTGCTCCGCGAGGGATTGCCTGAAGATCGCGTGATCAAAACAGGCTCCCCCATGAAGGAAGTGCTGGATCATCATGCCGAAAAAATCCAGTCATCGGACGTCCTCTCCCGCCTGGGTCTGGAACGGGAACGCTACTTCGTGGTGAGCACCCATCGAGAGGAAAATGTGGACCAACCCGAGAAGCTCGCGGCGCTGGTGCAGTCGCTTGGCGCGATGGCGGAGACATTCCAGTTCCCCATGATTCTCTCCCTGCATCCCCGAACGCGGAAGCGGCTGGAGGCCGGCGGGCACCAGTTGCATCCGCTGGTGCGTGCGCTTCCTCCCCTGGGATTTCCTGACTACATCGCGCTGCAGTGCGGCGCGTACTGCACCCTTTCCGACAGTGGCACCATCACCGAAGAGTCTGCCTTGATGGGGTTCCCCGCCGTGACCCTGCGTGAGGCACATGAGCGGCCGGAAGGCATGGATGAAGGCGTGCTGGTGATGAGCGGCCTGAGCGAAGGACGCATCCGGCAGGCGGTGGATATCGCCGTGGCACAGCACCGTGCTGGAGTACATCCCCGCATCCCGGTGGACTATCTTGTTGAGCAGGTCTCCTGGAAGGTCGCCAAAATCATTTGTGGCTACACCGACTACGTGAACCGGGTGGTGTGGCGCAAGCAAGAAACGGTAGCCAGCGAAGACCGTGACCGTGACCGTGACCGTGACCGTGTATGA